The following are encoded in a window of Rubellicoccus peritrichatus genomic DNA:
- a CDS encoding secondary thiamine-phosphate synthase enzyme YjbQ has translation MPIYTKTVTVRTSGQGTYEITNEISSALRSTGLNAGAVTVFCQHTSCSLVIMENADPSARHDLHYFMDKLVPDDDPNYTHTMEGPDDMTSHIKMALTRTAEVIPFDHSRLCLGTWQGVFLWEHRDAPHGRRIVLSFNGE, from the coding sequence ATGCCGATTTATACGAAGACAGTTACTGTACGCACGAGCGGGCAGGGGACTTATGAGATCACCAACGAAATCTCGTCTGCTTTGCGCAGTACCGGCTTGAATGCAGGGGCCGTGACGGTCTTTTGCCAGCATACGAGTTGTAGTCTGGTTATTATGGAAAATGCTGATCCTTCGGCGCGGCATGACCTGCACTACTTTATGGATAAACTGGTGCCTGATGATGACCCTAACTACACTCACACGATGGAGGGGCCAGACGACATGACAAGCCACATCAAAATGGCACTGACACGGACAGCAGAAGTGATTCCTTTTGACCATTCGCGGCTTTGCCTTGGTACATGGCAGGGAGTATTCTTGTGGGAGCATCGTGATGCACCACATGGTCGTCGCATAGTACTGTCATTTAATGGTGAGTGA
- a CDS encoding class II fumarate hydratase, with product MRIEKDSMGEMQVPEDALYGASTQRAVLNFPISGHRMPEAFIKGLGLVKFACATANEQLGRLSTEKAELIRRACEEVYEGKLSEHFPLDVFQTGSGTSSNMNLNEVVSNRACQYAGTPIASKDPIHPNDDVNMGQSSNDIVPTVLHVSLALAIKDKLVPALQHLHDELDAKAEAFKDIIKIGRTHLMDATPLSLGQEFSGYAAQVQKGVVRAQECVDRLEELAIGGTAVGTGINCHPEFPGKVCEILRERTGVGFREADNHFEAQAGRDDCVEVAGILTTIAVSLNKIASDIRLLGSGPRSGLGELLLPSTQPGSSIMPGKVNPVMSEMLVQVSIYVTAMGNMVAMCGRDGHFELNVTIPAIAHALHDSVEVLSNGAETFADKCVNGIQPNLEAIKNHVDRSLMLVTALNPYIGYDNAAKVAKAAFAEGKTLKEVLLEQKLMEEADIDKALDPRDMIHPKA from the coding sequence ATGAGAATTGAGAAGGATTCCATGGGTGAGATGCAAGTTCCGGAAGATGCTTTATATGGCGCTTCTACTCAGCGTGCTGTGCTGAATTTTCCTATTAGTGGACATCGGATGCCTGAAGCATTTATTAAGGGTTTAGGCCTTGTTAAATTTGCCTGTGCTACCGCCAATGAACAGTTGGGGCGGCTAAGCACGGAGAAGGCCGAGTTGATCCGTCGTGCCTGTGAGGAGGTTTACGAGGGTAAGCTTTCGGAGCATTTTCCACTCGATGTTTTTCAAACGGGTAGCGGCACTTCAAGTAACATGAATTTGAACGAAGTCGTTTCCAATCGTGCCTGCCAATACGCAGGAACACCGATTGCGTCAAAGGATCCGATTCATCCCAATGACGATGTGAACATGGGGCAGTCTTCCAACGACATTGTGCCGACGGTTCTGCACGTTAGTCTGGCTCTGGCGATTAAGGACAAACTGGTTCCGGCATTACAGCATTTGCATGATGAATTGGATGCCAAAGCCGAAGCATTTAAAGACATTATCAAAATCGGCCGCACGCATTTGATGGATGCGACGCCACTTTCACTCGGGCAGGAATTCTCAGGATATGCAGCGCAAGTTCAAAAGGGCGTGGTTCGCGCTCAGGAATGTGTCGATAGGCTTGAAGAATTGGCCATCGGTGGGACTGCAGTGGGAACAGGTATCAATTGTCATCCTGAGTTCCCCGGAAAAGTTTGTGAGATCCTTCGCGAAAGAACAGGTGTTGGCTTTCGTGAGGCAGATAATCATTTTGAAGCGCAGGCTGGGCGTGATGACTGTGTCGAAGTTGCTGGTATCTTGACCACGATCGCCGTTAGCCTGAACAAAATAGCCAGCGATATTCGTTTGTTGGGGTCGGGGCCACGCAGTGGTTTGGGCGAATTGTTACTGCCTTCAACTCAACCTGGTTCGTCGATCATGCCAGGCAAAGTGAATCCGGTTATGAGCGAAATGCTCGTTCAGGTATCGATCTACGTTACTGCGATGGGCAATATGGTCGCCATGTGTGGTCGCGATGGCCATTTCGAGCTCAATGTGACGATACCTGCCATTGCTCACGCGCTACACGATTCAGTCGAAGTGCTGAGTAATGGGGCAGAAACATTTGCGGACAAATGCGTGAATGGCATCCAACCGAACCTGGAAGCGATTAAAAACCACGTAGATCGTAGTTTAATGCTGGTGACCGCCTTGAACCCTTATATCGGTTATGACAATGCCGCCAAGGTAGCTAAGGCAGCTTTTGCAGAAGGGAAGACCCTGAAGGAGGTTCTCCTCGAGCAAAAGCTTATGGAGGAAGCCGACATTGACAAAGCCCTTGATCCGAGGGATATGATTCACCCTAAGGCGTAA
- a CDS encoding methionine biosynthesis protein MetW, whose translation MKRQAIKRETDLQIMTEWISEGSRVLDLGCGRGILLEHLNRANDCYAVGVDSSLEKILGCVKRGVPAYMGDIEEMLSVFPDGHFDWVVCSRTLQELGNPKKVILEALRVGKHFAIGFVNYGFWANRVSMAMHGHRVRNEVFPNAWQDSRPTNPLSVSDFEAFCERESLRITRRHFLSADWKTPCTVLPNLFAGYVLFEVTR comes from the coding sequence ATGAAACGACAAGCGATCAAACGCGAAACCGACCTGCAGATCATGACTGAATGGATCTCCGAGGGGTCGCGTGTGCTTGATCTTGGTTGTGGGCGTGGGATACTACTGGAGCACCTTAACCGGGCAAACGATTGCTACGCAGTTGGAGTGGACAGTAGTCTTGAGAAAATCCTCGGCTGTGTGAAACGCGGGGTTCCTGCTTACATGGGAGATATTGAGGAAATGCTGAGTGTTTTTCCCGATGGTCACTTTGACTGGGTGGTTTGCTCACGGACACTTCAGGAATTGGGTAATCCCAAGAAAGTGATTCTTGAAGCCCTGCGGGTTGGAAAGCATTTCGCCATTGGTTTCGTCAATTACGGCTTCTGGGCGAATCGCGTTTCCATGGCCATGCATGGTCATCGCGTTCGGAATGAGGTTTTCCCAAACGCCTGGCAGGACAGTCGTCCGACCAATCCGCTAAGCGTCTCTGACTTTGAAGCCTTTTGCGAGCGCGAGTCCTTGCGTATAACACGCAGACACTTCCTCTCTGCCGACTGGAAGACGCCATGTACGGTTCTACCAAATCTCTTCGCTGGCTATGTCCTCTTTGAAGTCACGCGGTAG
- a CDS encoding type II secretion system protein: MLSKSLPTHKSKRSGFTLIELLTVIAIVAVLGAIIVPIIGGAREKSDAVKSLTNLRSMGQGLNIVIVDGAPGGLPPGYYPFYGGIWDEGWGSYGWPDLIGEKLGFVENRDNKSVWSVDRKASIFFNPLVDHEGPFEAGSHHYGYNLQHLCGTHWRHSNNRSAGIFKTDQRKEKIAVRVDEIVYPSRMVVIAECSVDGANDHAIASWAPPSSAYNGGGHYLFADGHVEWMDFNHVMDNFDYYFKPQSGKLKTNG, from the coding sequence ATGTTATCTAAATCGTTGCCCACTCATAAGTCTAAACGCTCCGGCTTTACCCTGATAGAGCTGCTCACAGTCATTGCCATTGTTGCAGTTCTCGGAGCTATTATAGTCCCAATCATAGGTGGAGCTCGTGAAAAGAGTGATGCGGTGAAATCATTGACCAATTTGCGTAGCATGGGTCAGGGCTTGAATATTGTCATAGTCGATGGTGCCCCAGGTGGGCTTCCCCCCGGATATTATCCATTCTATGGTGGCATTTGGGATGAAGGCTGGGGCAGTTATGGTTGGCCAGATCTCATCGGTGAAAAATTGGGCTTTGTTGAAAACCGTGATAACAAGTCCGTTTGGTCAGTTGATCGCAAAGCCTCGATTTTCTTTAACCCTTTGGTGGACCATGAAGGACCATTTGAGGCCGGTAGTCATCATTACGGCTATAATCTACAGCATCTCTGTGGAACTCATTGGCGTCATTCCAATAACCGAAGTGCGGGTATTTTCAAGACCGACCAGAGGAAAGAAAAAATTGCAGTAAGGGTTGATGAAATTGTCTATCCATCACGCATGGTAGTGATTGCTGAGTGCAGCGTAGATGGCGCCAACGACCACGCCATAGCCAGCTGGGCACCACCCTCAAGTGCATACAATGGCGGCGGCCATTACTTATTCGCTGATGGCCATGTCGAGTGGATGGATTTTAATCATGTAATGGACAACTTCGACTATTACTTTAAACCACAGAGTGGTAAGCTTAAGACGAATGGATGA
- the efp gene encoding elongation factor P — translation MATPTEIRKGRVMDYQGAPHLVLEMLHRTQGRQAGFVQVTLRNLNTGSSTTTKFRTTDTVSFMHTSTAKLEYSYIDDQGYHFMDPESFEDTVLPSEICDGYKDYLVETNTYDILLVDDKPVDLNLPASVEMKVVDAPEGIKGDTASNVQKPVVTESGLSVMVPLFIKKDEVIKVSTADGTYQSRA, via the coding sequence ATGGCCACACCCACAGAAATTCGCAAAGGCCGCGTCATGGATTATCAGGGCGCGCCTCACCTCGTTCTTGAAATGCTGCACCGCACACAGGGCCGTCAGGCTGGCTTTGTTCAAGTAACCCTCCGTAACTTGAACACCGGGTCATCGACGACGACCAAGTTCCGCACGACGGATACCGTGTCGTTCATGCATACCTCCACGGCCAAGCTGGAGTATTCGTATATTGACGACCAGGGCTACCATTTCATGGATCCTGAGTCTTTTGAGGACACTGTCCTGCCGTCTGAAATTTGTGATGGATACAAGGATTATCTCGTCGAGACGAATACCTACGACATTCTTCTGGTTGATGACAAACCGGTTGACCTGAATCTCCCGGCATCAGTCGAAATGAAGGTGGTTGACGCACCGGAAGGTATCAAAGGCGACACAGCATCGAACGTTCAGAAGCCAGTCGTGACCGAATCCGGCCTGTCTGTCATGGTTCCTCTTTTTATTAAGAAGGACGAGGTGATCAAGGTCAGCACTGCAGACGGCACTTATCAGAGTCGCGCCTGA
- a CDS encoding alpha-2-macroglobulin family protein codes for MRSLISTVTIFLFCFNLLPAEETTGDYSTLKQSAEELFDEGSYAKSVDVLKQIDGLADLTPEQKDWVTFRLADATWRSLSATNQTDPEVIGKEREKLEDLAEGLEKKAVASPPQLWAEIQESLGDSWWVNQNSRNWSAAWPYYQRALNWWAASTEIDEAREHYLAIVFRAVNPQPKQPYYSYGYWGNQIPLKVLDNVVKLAEKPEARAEAHYLLASAYMQRGGQYGAEAIKEQFQAALKEGKGTSWYDNALFQYAQWQEYQGGSYFDDNGNWIIAPNYVEALKLYRQILAEYKEGESQFWRQAKNRVEQITQRELQTFVHYNYLPEAAITINLRSRNVTDIELAVFPVDLSEIQFPGSESNKEPRSWLERMSFENTEAVFSWKSDKTLEAYVQVSENIQIPDGLEAGLYAVRATSAGEKALAWLLVTRAAVATKSDNSDLHAFVVDAQTGDPLSEAKLKIWYSWEEKNQRYWRSGSAVSKADGLAQIAFPERDGYSQAQLFVETAVGPVILDRGWSRNYHERDSWKVYAFTDRPAYRPEDTVHWKFSVRNRQGNTTYTVPAGESIRWRIVDPRGNEKAKGESALNDYGSAWGELKLSKDYPLGMYRIEFRRAKNNNWIGGDALFRLEEYKLPEFKVSVSTESADGEPQTAFILGDPVEVSVQADYYFGGAVTDADVEVVVHQKPFYHWWRPIQPYGWYHNDQHSRWRGYYGPGQQVMREKLKTDEAGRATFSIETPVNGQQDLEYTVEARVVDSSRREIIAKSTVKVTRQPYYVYLQPERTLYRPLEKAEINVKTLNANNNPVSVTGRIRLTRETWQEIWLGPNGEEITGKEYRIRQQSRGLFSRSFEPKEWYLIREGYDVQEIKTESLKTNDEGEAIFAFDVSEIGYYRLHWVSKDERGFPIKSDTAVWVTDDTSIDIGYHGGLQIVADADSFRAGSQTPVMLTTPGRKQHVWFTVEANGLIESRVIAMEGNVKLLNLDVTADWIPNVFLNASLFQDLQLLQDSKEFIVPPVDEFLDITVTPNADNYKPREKGTLTIEARNHRGHPVQAEVALSLFDESVLYIQPELAPDPREFFYGQKRGNSVQTFSSIWARQFMPVETKSDPARNEFRKREWKDGAWKQDSYDSFADSSRMRAAPQEALLESAVAAPMATAAPMQMNRQLGMAFAGKAIMEADEQAAQAGEEPTVVVRSDFRATILWQPDVITDEAGKATVTLDFPDSLTTWKAQARALALPGKVGMGETSVKTRLPLIARLQMPRFLITGDHAVISGVINNNTDDAIEADVSLRIEGDQLRVKKAGEKLTIPANGQARANFAVSAMLPGDAKLTLMAKGGGYGDAMELTLPVYEHGIDKFVAQSGKMTTQELTVNLEMPAFRAEGASFEIHATPSLAATMLDALPYLAQYPYGCVEQTMSRFMPAVIVAKTLKDLGLSEEDVVERAFGGIEKRSAGEGGEQLYELKQMVSKGLERLYDFQQSNGGWGWWKKSDPDLFMSAYVVWGLTVSEKAGIKVDSGALERGRDFLGKRLVDAEEHLDLEAWMLHALVSRFEGQDEHTASRYEAKAFAELWKNRDALNSYSRALLTLSAVYLGFEDEAQTLARNLSNGVIIDDTPQGSILTPDNQTNPAVLKTAHWGKDGIYYRWSEGGVEATAFAVKALLAAGGDKSLAEEAVNWLIQNRRGGQWSNTRDTAITILALTDYLKQSGEFDADIDYEILLGDEVLATQNLQGGASALAPSVFTIDASKLKEGANEIVFRKKSGEAPLYFSARANFFTLENPITPAGNVIFLQRDFYRIHPVSTLLDGYRDEKVAISSGAEVVSGDRIEIVLVVEAKNNLEYLVFEDLKAAGFEAVELQSGQPLYARELRVILDESGKKVLPAENAKDRYTGQQRWVYQELRDTRIATFADKLPEGYWELRYTLRAETPGSFSALPVLGHAMYVPEIRGNSSEFKVSVED; via the coding sequence ATGCGATCGCTGATCTCCACCGTCACCATTTTTTTGTTTTGTTTTAATCTACTTCCTGCGGAGGAGACAACAGGTGACTACTCAACATTGAAGCAGTCGGCGGAGGAGCTTTTTGATGAAGGTTCCTACGCCAAGTCCGTAGATGTTTTGAAACAGATCGATGGCTTGGCGGATTTGACACCAGAGCAGAAAGACTGGGTTACGTTTCGCTTGGCCGATGCAACTTGGCGTTCGCTTTCAGCCACCAACCAAACCGACCCTGAGGTTATTGGTAAAGAACGCGAGAAGCTGGAAGACCTGGCAGAGGGTCTTGAGAAAAAAGCAGTTGCTTCTCCCCCTCAACTTTGGGCGGAAATTCAGGAGTCTCTGGGGGACTCCTGGTGGGTGAATCAGAATTCGCGTAACTGGTCCGCAGCCTGGCCATATTATCAACGCGCATTGAATTGGTGGGCAGCATCCACTGAGATCGATGAAGCCAGGGAACATTATTTGGCGATTGTTTTTCGTGCCGTGAATCCACAGCCCAAGCAGCCCTATTACAGTTATGGCTATTGGGGGAATCAGATCCCGTTGAAAGTTTTGGATAATGTGGTGAAGCTGGCGGAGAAGCCGGAGGCGCGAGCTGAAGCGCATTATCTATTGGCTAGTGCTTACATGCAGCGAGGCGGGCAGTATGGTGCTGAAGCGATTAAAGAACAATTTCAAGCTGCGTTGAAGGAAGGCAAGGGGACCAGTTGGTATGACAATGCGCTGTTCCAATATGCGCAGTGGCAGGAGTATCAGGGAGGATCCTACTTTGATGACAATGGCAATTGGATCATTGCTCCGAATTATGTCGAAGCCCTGAAACTGTATCGTCAGATTCTGGCGGAATATAAAGAGGGAGAATCGCAGTTCTGGCGTCAGGCTAAGAATCGCGTTGAGCAAATCACGCAACGTGAATTACAGACCTTTGTTCACTACAACTATTTGCCTGAAGCCGCCATCACGATCAATCTTCGTTCGAGGAATGTCACTGACATCGAGTTGGCCGTTTTCCCTGTCGATTTAAGTGAGATTCAGTTCCCTGGTTCAGAGTCCAACAAAGAACCAAGAAGCTGGCTGGAGCGAATGTCTTTTGAAAATACGGAAGCTGTATTCTCATGGAAGAGTGACAAGACCCTGGAGGCGTATGTTCAAGTCTCGGAAAATATCCAAATACCAGATGGGCTTGAAGCAGGACTTTATGCGGTGAGGGCAACATCTGCTGGAGAGAAAGCACTGGCCTGGCTTCTCGTGACGCGTGCGGCTGTCGCTACGAAGTCAGATAATTCAGATCTTCATGCTTTCGTGGTTGATGCTCAAACTGGTGACCCGCTCTCCGAAGCAAAGCTGAAAATCTGGTATAGTTGGGAAGAGAAGAATCAGCGCTACTGGCGTTCAGGATCAGCAGTGAGTAAGGCCGATGGTTTGGCTCAAATCGCTTTCCCAGAGAGAGATGGTTACAGTCAGGCTCAGCTTTTTGTGGAAACGGCGGTCGGTCCGGTCATCCTTGATCGAGGTTGGTCACGCAATTATCACGAAAGAGATTCCTGGAAAGTTTATGCCTTCACAGATCGTCCTGCCTATCGGCCTGAAGATACCGTGCATTGGAAATTTTCGGTTCGTAACCGTCAGGGCAACACAACCTACACGGTCCCAGCTGGAGAGAGCATTCGCTGGCGTATTGTAGACCCTCGGGGCAACGAGAAAGCCAAGGGCGAATCAGCACTCAATGATTATGGCAGTGCCTGGGGTGAATTGAAACTCAGCAAAGACTATCCTCTGGGCATGTATCGCATCGAGTTTCGCAGGGCTAAGAACAATAACTGGATTGGTGGTGATGCGCTCTTTCGGCTTGAAGAGTATAAGCTGCCGGAGTTCAAGGTCAGCGTATCCACTGAGAGTGCGGATGGTGAACCGCAAACGGCTTTCATCCTTGGCGATCCAGTCGAAGTATCCGTCCAGGCGGATTATTATTTTGGTGGAGCAGTGACTGATGCAGATGTCGAAGTGGTGGTTCACCAGAAGCCGTTCTACCATTGGTGGAGGCCGATTCAGCCTTACGGCTGGTATCACAACGATCAGCATTCTCGCTGGCGGGGTTATTACGGCCCGGGCCAGCAAGTGATGCGCGAGAAGTTGAAGACTGACGAAGCTGGTCGTGCAACCTTCAGCATCGAAACACCTGTTAATGGTCAGCAGGATTTGGAATACACGGTCGAAGCACGTGTGGTCGATTCGTCTCGGAGAGAGATCATCGCGAAATCAACCGTTAAGGTCACACGTCAGCCTTACTACGTTTACCTTCAGCCTGAGCGGACCCTCTACCGGCCTTTGGAAAAAGCTGAGATCAATGTGAAGACACTCAACGCCAACAATAATCCTGTGTCGGTAACAGGGCGTATTCGTCTGACGCGTGAGACGTGGCAGGAGATCTGGCTTGGCCCGAATGGTGAAGAGATTACTGGCAAGGAATACCGGATTCGGCAGCAGTCTCGTGGCTTATTCTCTCGGTCTTTTGAGCCGAAAGAATGGTATTTGATTCGGGAAGGTTATGACGTACAGGAGATCAAGACCGAGTCTTTGAAGACCAATGATGAAGGGGAGGCTATCTTCGCATTCGATGTGTCAGAAATTGGATACTACCGTTTGCACTGGGTTAGTAAGGATGAGCGCGGTTTCCCTATAAAGAGTGATACGGCAGTCTGGGTGACGGATGACACTTCGATCGATATTGGTTATCACGGTGGACTGCAAATCGTTGCAGATGCCGATAGTTTTCGTGCCGGATCGCAAACACCTGTCATGCTGACAACGCCCGGTCGCAAGCAGCATGTCTGGTTTACGGTCGAAGCCAATGGGCTCATCGAGTCGCGAGTGATTGCGATGGAAGGGAACGTCAAGCTGCTCAACCTGGATGTGACCGCCGACTGGATTCCCAATGTTTTTCTCAACGCATCCTTGTTTCAGGACCTCCAGCTCCTTCAGGATTCGAAGGAGTTCATTGTTCCGCCGGTTGATGAATTTTTAGACATCACAGTCACACCGAATGCAGACAATTACAAGCCACGTGAAAAGGGTACACTTACTATAGAAGCACGGAATCATCGAGGCCATCCCGTTCAAGCGGAAGTCGCTTTGTCCCTCTTTGATGAGTCAGTTCTATACATCCAGCCCGAACTTGCTCCTGATCCACGTGAGTTCTTTTACGGGCAAAAACGTGGTAATAGTGTTCAGACATTTTCCAGTATTTGGGCGAGACAGTTCATGCCGGTCGAAACGAAAAGCGATCCGGCACGTAATGAATTTCGCAAACGCGAGTGGAAAGATGGGGCTTGGAAGCAAGACTCTTATGATTCGTTTGCCGATAGCAGTCGGATGCGTGCAGCTCCTCAAGAAGCTTTGCTTGAATCCGCTGTTGCTGCTCCGATGGCAACCGCTGCACCGATGCAGATGAATCGGCAGTTGGGAATGGCTTTCGCAGGTAAGGCAATTATGGAAGCAGACGAACAGGCTGCACAAGCCGGGGAAGAACCCACCGTTGTGGTGCGTTCGGATTTCCGCGCGACAATCCTCTGGCAACCTGATGTCATAACGGACGAAGCGGGCAAGGCGACGGTAACTCTGGATTTTCCGGACAGCCTGACAACCTGGAAAGCCCAGGCACGTGCTCTGGCTTTGCCTGGCAAAGTGGGGATGGGCGAAACTTCGGTCAAAACTCGCCTGCCTCTGATTGCGCGTTTGCAAATGCCGCGGTTTCTCATTACCGGAGACCACGCAGTGATCTCCGGAGTGATCAATAACAATACAGATGATGCTATTGAAGCCGATGTTTCACTACGAATCGAAGGCGATCAGTTGCGTGTGAAAAAAGCAGGCGAAAAACTGACGATACCAGCCAATGGTCAGGCTCGCGCCAATTTTGCCGTTAGTGCCATGTTGCCAGGAGACGCCAAACTCACGCTTATGGCCAAAGGTGGTGGTTATGGTGATGCGATGGAGTTGACCTTGCCAGTCTATGAACACGGCATCGATAAGTTCGTTGCTCAGTCTGGCAAGATGACGACACAGGAGCTTACGGTTAACCTTGAGATGCCAGCTTTTCGGGCGGAAGGAGCGAGCTTTGAAATCCATGCAACACCGAGTCTTGCCGCGACTATGCTCGATGCGCTGCCTTATCTTGCACAATATCCTTATGGTTGCGTCGAACAGACGATGAGTCGTTTCATGCCGGCAGTTATTGTGGCGAAGACCCTGAAGGATCTTGGCCTGAGTGAGGAGGATGTTGTTGAGCGGGCTTTTGGTGGAATCGAAAAACGCAGCGCAGGCGAGGGCGGTGAACAGCTCTATGAGCTAAAGCAGATGGTTTCAAAAGGACTTGAGCGTTTGTATGATTTCCAACAATCCAACGGAGGTTGGGGTTGGTGGAAAAAAAGCGATCCGGATTTGTTCATGTCGGCTTATGTGGTCTGGGGACTGACGGTTTCTGAGAAAGCAGGGATTAAAGTCGATTCGGGTGCTTTGGAGCGAGGTCGTGACTTTCTTGGCAAGCGACTGGTGGATGCCGAAGAGCATCTCGATTTGGAAGCCTGGATGTTGCACGCACTTGTTTCCCGCTTTGAAGGGCAGGATGAGCATACGGCGAGCCGTTATGAAGCCAAGGCATTTGCCGAACTATGGAAGAATCGTGATGCGCTTAATTCATATTCACGAGCCCTTCTTACACTCAGCGCGGTTTATCTTGGTTTCGAAGATGAAGCACAAACCTTGGCGCGCAATCTTAGTAATGGTGTCATTATTGATGATACACCACAGGGTTCCATTCTTACTCCGGATAATCAGACGAATCCAGCCGTCCTTAAAACCGCTCATTGGGGGAAGGATGGCATTTATTATCGTTGGTCTGAAGGTGGTGTTGAGGCGACTGCTTTTGCGGTGAAGGCCCTGCTTGCTGCTGGCGGAGACAAGTCTCTGGCTGAAGAAGCTGTGAATTGGCTGATTCAGAATCGTCGAGGAGGGCAGTGGTCAAATACCCGAGACACCGCAATTACGATCCTTGCCTTGACGGATTATCTGAAGCAGTCGGGAGAGTTCGATGCTGATATTGATTACGAGATTCTGCTCGGTGATGAGGTTCTCGCAACGCAGAACCTGCAAGGTGGAGCTTCCGCACTCGCACCAAGTGTTTTCACAATTGATGCAAGCAAGTTAAAGGAAGGAGCCAATGAAATCGTTTTTCGGAAGAAGTCCGGTGAGGCACCGCTTTACTTCTCTGCTAGAGCAAATTTCTTTACCTTGGAAAACCCAATCACACCGGCTGGTAATGTGATTTTTCTCCAACGTGATTTTTACCGGATACATCCTGTGTCAACATTGCTGGATGGTTACCGTGATGAGAAAGTGGCAATCTCCAGCGGTGCTGAGGTTGTCAGTGGGGATCGCATCGAGATCGTTCTCGTAGTCGAAGCAAAAAACAATTTGGAGTATCTTGTTTTTGAGGATTTAAAAGCAGCAGGTTTTGAGGCTGTGGAGTTGCAAAGCGGCCAGCCCCTTTATGCCAGAGAGCTTAGAGTAATACTCGACGAATCTGGTAAGAAAGTCTTGCCGGCCGAGAATGCAAAGGACCGTTATACAGGACAACAGAGATGGGTCTACCAGGAGCTACGTGACACAAGAATTGCCACTTTTGCCGATAAGCTGCCTGAGGGCTACTGGGAGCTCCGCTACACCTTGCGAGCTGAAACACCAGGTTCATTCTCAGCCTTGCCAGTCCTTGGCCACGCGATGTATGTCCCTGAAATTCGCGGGAACAGCTCCGAATTCAAAGTATCGGTTGAAGACTAG
- a CDS encoding DUF971 domain-containing protein, whose protein sequence is MQQPPKDIQLIGREIAVIWQDGREDYFDPEFLRAKSPSAENIGEKDIFGNQYGGKGPREFPGVTVEGWDFQGNYAVCFHFSDGHRTGLYAWKYLRDLGETAQK, encoded by the coding sequence ATGCAGCAACCGCCCAAAGACATTCAGCTTATTGGCCGTGAAATCGCCGTCATCTGGCAAGATGGACGCGAGGACTACTTTGACCCCGAGTTTCTCCGTGCGAAATCTCCCAGTGCAGAGAATATAGGTGAAAAGGACATTTTCGGCAACCAGTATGGCGGCAAGGGTCCACGCGAATTTCCCGGTGTCACGGTTGAAGGCTGGGACTTCCAGGGCAACTACGCTGTCTGCTTCCATTTCAGCGATGGACACCGGACAGGCCTCTACGCCTGGAAATACTTGCGTGACCTGGGAGAAACGGCTCAAAAATAA